A stretch of the Metopolophium dirhodum isolate CAU chromosome 8, ASM1992520v1, whole genome shotgun sequence genome encodes the following:
- the LOC132951419 gene encoding LOW QUALITY PROTEIN: uncharacterized protein LOC132951419 (The sequence of the model RefSeq protein was modified relative to this genomic sequence to represent the inferred CDS: inserted 2 bases in 1 codon) yields the protein MKNRVNGSPWNPKVHSVICSAHFVGNERSNDSRSPSYVPSIFPEVYKRKIVDSEQSCSRYQRVLKRHKIKSTSSALENTTDCNLDDILTDNPCKTVSTCDASTQVAFEPVESVQFSFECSFENQNVRTQVTSPNVCHGFYNILTSTSDKSCGPDSSSINSCLSCDRFHGFNSIKNENSLKDLTGTTYKVFDLLCSMLPQVCNSSTSKNDGLLIFLIKIKHNLTFSAIGVLFNILRTSVSRIFFQCLEILSIKTKNLIFWPSKSTIKETLPEGFKKLYPNTRCIIDCTEIKVEQPPTIEQRVYMYSRYKGCYTVKFLAAITPSGAVSFISKCYRGRASDSFITNDSGXNKNSILVMPPVLHHGRFTEQEVLETYSIASIRIHVERFFARLKTHGVLNKILIELLPHIDDIVHMCCVLTNLQPPIIKNDKK from the exons Atgaaaaatag gGTAAATGGAAGTCCATGGAATCCGAAAGTGCACAGTGTGATTTGTAGTGCACACTTTGTTGGTAATGAGCGGTCAAATGATTCTCGTAGCCCTTCTTATGTGCCTTCAATTTTTCCAGAAGTATACAAGCGAAAAATAGTTGATTCAGAGCAGTCTTGTTCAAGATATCAACGTGTCCTAAAGCGCCATAAAATTAAATCTACTtcttctgctttggaaaatacAACTGATTGTAATTTAGATGACATTTTAACTGATAATCCTTGTAAAACTGTATCTACTTGTGATGCTAGTACTCAGGTTGCATTTGAACCTGTAGAATCTGTTCAGTTTTCTTTTGAATgttcatttgaaaatcaaaatgttaGAACTCAAGTAACTTCCCCAAATGTCTGtcatggtttttataatatcctTACATCTACCTCTGATAAATCTTGTGGTCCAGATTCAAGCAGTATAAATTCATGCTTATCTTGTGATAGATTTCATggatttaattcaataaaaaatgaaaattcacTCAAAGACTTGACTGGTACTACTTATAAAGTGTTCGACCTATTATGTTCAATGCTACCACAAGTATGCAATAGTTCTACAAGTAAAAATGATGGACTATTAATAtttctgataaaaataaaacataacttaaCATTTTCAGCAAttggtgttttatttaatatactccGTACTTCTGTAAGTAGAATTTTTTTCCAGTGTTTAGAGATATTGagcataaaaacgaaaaatctaattttttggCCCAGTAAAAGTACAATTAAAGAAACTTTACCTGaaggatttaaaaaattataccctAATACCCGCTGTATTATAGACTGTACTGAAATTAAAGTTGAACAGCCCCCCACAATTGAACAAAGAGTGTATATGTACTCTAGGTACAAAGGCTGTTATACTGTAAAATTTTTAGCTGCAATCACTCCCAGTGGAGCAGTTTCGTTTATTTCTAAATGTTATAGAGGAAGAGCTAGTGACTCATTTATTACCAATGACTcagg aaataaaaattcaatattagtcATGCCTCCTGTATTACATCATGGGAGATTCACTGAACAAGAGGTTCTTGAAACATACTCCATTGCTAGCATCAGAATCCATGTGGAAAGATTCTTTGCTAGGTTAAAAACTCACGgagtgttaaataaaatactaatagaGCTTCTACCTCATATAGATGATATTGTTCATATGTGTTGTGTTCTGACAAATTTACAAcctccaataataaaaaatgataaaaaatga
- the LOC132951417 gene encoding uncharacterized protein LOC132951417, with protein MNGDTFYDWFANILPLLRENAVIVMDNASYHSVKKHTFPVRSWKKQDIIDWLTDKGEVIDKPMVKEQLLDRAQILKSQYNEYVIDELAKSANKTVLRLPPYHCELNPIELAWASVKNYVRMNNRTYKINDVKKLLEEGVERVTPDMWKNFVGHIIKVEDKFWEVDFISNELLDAEVTPHVLTITGDTSDSYSDSD; from the coding sequence ATGAACGGTGATACCTTTTATGACTGGTTCGCCAACATTTTACCGCTACTTCGTGAAAATGCCGTTATAGTCATGGACAACGCGTCGTATCATTCTGTGAAGAAGCACACGTTTCCAGTAAGATCTTGGAAAAAACAAGACATCATTGATTGGTTGACAGATAAAGGCGAGGTAATAGATAAACCAATGGTCAAGGAACAACTGTTGGATCGAGcgcaaattttaaaatcacagTATAATGAATATGTGATAGACGAATTGGCGAAATCTGCAAATAAAACTGTGTTACGCCTACCCCCGTATCACTGTGAATTAAATCCAATAGAACTTGCGTGGGCGTCGGTGAAAAATTATGTTAGAATGAACAATcgtacttataaaattaatgacgTTAAGAAATTATTAGAAGAAGGAGTCGAACGGGTTACGCCCGATATGTGGAAGAACTTTGTTGGCCATATCATTAAGGTAGAAGATAAATTCTGGGAGGTAGATTTTATATCCAACGAATTGTTAGATGCTGAAGTAACACCACACGTTCTAACAATTACGGGTGACACGTCTGATTCATATTCCGATtccgattaa
- the LOC132951418 gene encoding uncharacterized protein LOC132951418: protein MDEDCGSINISPMKRNPRGKFVGSRQKLMIVNLYKTKMAKQDNADGPKLKAKEIIKQISEESGIGQRTVSVTLSEYRNKGSVSSPNKTKIRPTVTEKVDDFDQNAIRKKVHEFWHRREIPTLKKILTTVNEDTTLPNFSETTLRRLLKHLNFEYVRKSRNSALIERIDIVCWRRRYLESIKEYRQLGRPIYYLDETWVNAGETTSKTWVDKNCEVTTRRIPKRINDWTKGTVR from the exons ATGGACGAAGACTGTGGATCCATCAACATTTCACCGATGAAAAGAAATCCTCGTGGAAAA tttgttgGTTCTCGACAGAAATTGATGATCGTAAACCTTTACAAGACTAAAATGGCTAAGCAAGACAATGCAGACGGCCCAAAATTAAAAGCGAAGGAGATTATTAAGCAAATATCCGAAGAGAGTGGTATAGGGCAAAGGACAGTGAGTGTTACTCTATCGGAATACCGAAATAAAGGCAGTGTATCATCACCTAACAAAACCAAAATCCGACCAACTGTTACGGAAAAAGTTGATGATTTTGACCAAAATGCCATTAGGAAAAAAGTACACGAGTTTTGGCACAGGCGAGAAATTCCAActttaaagaaaattttaactACGGTCAACGAAGATACAACATTACCAAATTTTTCCGAAACAACATTACGTAGACTTTTAAAACATCTCAATTTTGAGTATGTTCGAAAATCTCGTAATAGCGCTCTTATTGAACGAATTGATATTGTGTGTTGGCGTCGAAGGTACTTGGAGTCCATAAAAGAATACCGTCAGTTAGGTAGACCCATCTATTATCTGGACGAGACATGGGTGAATGCTGGTGAAACCACATCGAAAACATGGGTCGATAAAAACTGTGAAGTCACCACGAGACGCATTCCTAAGAGGATTAACGACTGGACAAAAGGAACCGTCCGGTAA